The genomic DNA GGGTAAAATTGGTCCGCGCAAAATGATGTTCATCGCGATCGTGCTCTACATGGGCGTCACCGCCTACGGGGCAAAGATCAGCGTGGAGCCGATCCATGTCTTCGGCGTCGAGATCTCGGAAATGTTCGTGCTGGCGGCCTTGATCGGCCTCGTCCAAGGCGGCATCCAGGCGCTGTCGCGGAGCTACTTCACCACGCTGATCCCGCCCGGGCGCGAGGTGTCGTTTTTCGGTTTTTACAGCATGATCGGCAAGAGCGCTGCCGTGATCGGCCCGTGGCTGATGGGCTTTGTCGCGGCCACCTTTAACAACCCCGAGGACCCCACCTACTCCACCCGCCTCGGCATGGGCTCGGTGGCGATCCTGTTCGTGATCGGCGGCTTTTTCCTGATCCTCGCCGGCCGCTACGAAAAGCGCAATGGCGGCCAGTAAAACCGGGCTGCGACGAACGATATTTCGCACAAAAAACGCGACCAGGCATCACCCAATGCACACCAATTGCCCCGGCTTTGGTTCACTCCAACCAAGTCCTGTTTCTACCGCGATTACCCGGTGTGGTTCCCCTTTACGTCCATGGACGTAGCCCATCTACGTCCCGGGACGTAACCCTCCTACGTCCATGGACGTAAGACGTCTACGCCCCCGGGCGTAAGAAGCCAAAACCGCAGGCTTGCCAGTGAAACAACCGGTGCTCCGTGGCACCAACCACAGCGCTGATTCGCCTCAACTGAACACAGGAAAAGTCAGTAAACAGTAGGCTCCGGAGACCGCGAGGCCAGCCCGCTTCCCGCTCTTTCCGATCTTCCGGTTACAAGATATTCCGCATGGCTGCCTCGACACGAATCCGCAAACTATCTTCACATCAAGACTTGTGCTTTTGGCGAATCTGACTTACCTGCCTGCTATGGATACATTAACTGCCATCAAGGCGCGCCGCGCCGTCAAACACTACGACCCCGAACACCGCTTGACCGAAGAGGAAGAGCGCACCCTGCTCGACGCGGCCATGCAGTCGCCGACCGCATTTAACATCCAGCATTGGCGCTTCGTTCTCGTGAAGGACCCCGCCCTGCGCCAGCAGATTCGCGAAGTCGCCTGGGATCAGGCCCAGGTCACCGACGCCTCGCTGCTCATCATCATGACGGCCAACAAGGACGCGTGGAAGACGCCCGAGCGCTACTGGGCCGGTGCCCCGCAGCCCGTGCAAGACATCCTGGTCCCCGCCATCGACGGCTATTACAACGGCAAGGACCAAGTCCAGCGCGACGAATGCATGCGCAGCTGCGGCATGGCCGGCCAGACCATCATGCTCGCCGCCAAGGCCATGGGCTATGACACCTGCCCAATGGACGGCTTTGACTTCGACGCGGTCGCCAAGCTCATCAAGCTACCCGACGACCACATCATCAGCTTCATGATCGCCGTCGGCAAAGGCACCAAGGAAGCCTGGGCCAAACCCGGCCAACTCGGCTACGAAGAAGTCGTCATCGAGGATACGTTCTAGCAACATACCAGCCTGACCTGGGCCTACCGAAATCAAGGCCCGGAGTTGCGCGACTTCTCACATATTTATGGCGAAAATAAAGCCGCGGTTCTGGCAACCGCGGCTTTATCGGAAATTAACTTCTGCCGTAGGCTATGCTTTGCGCATTCGACGCCAAAACGTCACCCCAAAAATGCCAAGGCCAGCAATGATCGCATAAGTAGACGGCTCGGGAACGACCGCACTGGTGATGTCCACATTTCGGGAAACGCCATCGGCAGCGGTTCCGATGCTTGCTCCGTCAAGCAACGATAGAGAAAAAGTTCCTGCATCGGTTGGGCTGGTGCTAATGGAAAAGGTGCCCGTAATGCTGTCGGTTGTGCCATTACCGATTTGCACTAGCTGATTTGGCACCGTTTGCGTGTCGAAGCCAAAAAACGAAAACAGGTTCAAACCATCAGGATACATTTCAATCATGTCAGTCCCTACCCAAGTGGAGTAATCTACTGGGTTACCATTGTAGGTAGCGGACGGCGTCGTCGACAGTCCGGTAACGGTCAGTGCAAACCTGCCAGCGGCGAGGGTATTTGCCGGCGCGCCAGAATTATTGGTTAAAAATCTTGATAAGGAGGTATTTGAAGACGTGGCAGACCCCGACAGACTGAATGTGCCCGTAGTGCCGAAGTTCAGACTATCCTCATTAAAGTTAAGGCTCAGATTTAAGACACCGTAAGATGTAGCTAAGCTCGAAAGAAGCAGCGTGAACGTTGTAAGTAATATTTTCATATATAGTAAGGATTACAGAATTCATAAATGAGCTATTCAACCCCACCTCATCAAGTCCATAAGTTACCCAAAGCACAGATTTTGAATAAATCATATAGTTCGGTGAACACCTAACCTTTGCATCTAATTAATCGATGACTATCGATCTCAGGCGACTTCTTTATAGCCGTAATAATTCTCGACCGGTCTCCTTTTCATGCATCGATCACATTGGTAATCTCAATGCATCCCGCGCTTGATCAGTGAATTTTTGGCAGCCGGTGCTTGCGACCACCACGGATTTGGCAAAGGATCTGCATATAATCCACCTGCATGAGCGAGAAACCCGCTGACGAAAATCAGTCCAACCCACCCGAAGAACCCACGCCCAAGTACGAGCACGCCGCTGCGGACGCGCCGACGCCAGAGCCCGCGGTAGCAGCTCCGGACCAGGACGACCTGGAGAAAGGTATGCGCAATCTCGTGATCGACGCGATTTGTGCGCGGGTCATGACGGTGCTCACCGGCGGGGCGTTTCTCGTGGGCATGGGCTTGGCGCTTGGCGCGAGTAACCTCGTGATCGGGATTCTGGCGGCAATCATGCCGCTGAGCCAAGTGGTGCAAATCCCAGCCATTCTGCTCGTCAACTGGACCCCTTCGCGCAAAAAGCTCGTGATCGCCGCCGCCACGCTGGGGCGCATGTTCTTACTCGGCATTGCGGCGATCCCGTTTTTCGCGCCGGAGGGCTGGGCGGTGCCCGCGTTTTTATTCTGCCTGGCGATGTTTTTCATGCTCAGCGCCGTGGCTGGCTGCTCGATGAATTCCTGGATGCGAGACCTGATTCCGCAAGACCAGTTTGGCAGCTTTTTCGGCAAACGCCTGGCCATTGCTACGCTGGTTGGCGCAGTGCTGATGGTTTTTGCGGGGGTGGCCGTTGACCAGCTCCAGAAGGCAACCGGCAGCAGTGGCTACGCCTATGCCTCGGTGTTTGTGATCGGCGGGGTGTTTGGCATCGCGGGTGCGCTGTCACTCAAGGGCGTGCCCGAGCCCGCCGCCGAGCGACGCAAGGGCTTGTCGTTTCTCAAAATCATGATCGAGCCGCTGAAGGACAAGCGGTTCCGCCGACTGCTGTGGTTCTCGGCGACGTGGAATTTTGCCATCATCATGGCGGGTGCCTTTGCGGCGGTTTACATGCTGGAGCGGGTCAAGATCAGCATCGGCGTGGTTGTCGCGCTGGCGGTGCTCAACCAGCTCATTAATGCGTGGTTCTTCCGGCTGTGGGGCATCCTCGCCGACCGCACGAGTAACAAGGCCATCCTCCAAGTGGCCTGCCCGATTTTCATTTCGACGATCGTCATGTATCCCTTCACTACGATGCCGGATTACTGGGCGGGCAGCATCCCCATTCTGATCGTGATCCACGTCCTGGGCGGCATTGCCACGGCGGGCTTCCTGCTCTGCACGGCGAATATCGCCCTGGAATTTGCGCCAAAAGGCCAGGCCACGGCCTACCTCGCGACCAATGCCACGCTTGCCGGACTCGCGGCCACCTGTTCGCCGATTCTGGGCGGTTGGATGGCGGACTATTTCAACGAGCGCGAGTTCCGCATCACCGCGACTTACCGTGCCCCGGAGGGCGAGGTCGACATCCCCGCGATGATCATGGGCGGGCTGGATTTTGTCTTTATCCTGGCGGCCTGCGTGGGGCTGCTCGCGCTGCATTTCCTCTCCAAAATTGAGGAGGAAGGGACAATCGAGGAAAAGGAAATTCTCAACCAGGCCTACGCCTCGGCACGCAGCAGCATCTTCGGGCTGTCCAACATGGTGGGCATGCGGCGCTTCGCCTACTTCCCGCTGGAAATGCTCGACACCGTCGCCGTGCAACCGACCCGACGCGTGGCGGGCGCAGTGCACAAAGGCTTCTCCGATGCGACGGGTGTTTTCCGCGGGCAGCGCAACAACGGCGACTCAAACCAGCAGAATGATCCGCACCAATAGCCGTCAACAATTGTCATTGTATTTTAATACGCTGACACTAGCTTGTAAGAGATGTCCCGTCTCCTGCTGATCACCGCCCTCTTCACTTTTGCCCTGGCAGCCTACGCTGACCAACTGACGATTTATCAGATCGAAAGCCCCGCCAATGATGACGAGACACCCACTATGTCACTGGAAGGCAAATCCGTCACCGATCTGCTGGCCCAGTTGCCCGAAGGTGCCAAAATCACCAGCGAGGCGCTCCTGACAACATTCAGCAACGAGCACTTCTACCTCAACAATACCTACACGATGCCCTACGTCGTGGCGCAAGATGCCGAAGGGAATCCGACACAATGGACATCGCGCAAAGTCGGCATTCTGGCGAATGCGCACCTCAGCCGCGATGACCTGCTGACCATTAACTATGAGAACACCTCGCTGTCAGCATGGGCGCCCTCGCAAGACACAGCAAAACCGCCACAGCCGATCTTCTCAACGTTGGCTTTCAACAGCGATATCTACCTACCGATCAATCAAAGTATGGTGATGACCGGTCTAAAGAATGGCAGCAAACGGAATTACACCGTCATTGAGCACAGTAGCGGAAACAACCCCCAGCCAGGCCAAATTACCGTCGATCAACCCATCCGCCACGAGCGCTATCAGATCAGCGTCTATGAAATGGCGTTCGACGGCCCAAGCCGTAACCCCGACACTGGCGAGATCGTCCCCCGCAATCCCGACTTGGTCCGCGAGCAAGGTAAGCTGATCGACTTCTACGAGTTACGCACCGACAACGGGGTCAATTACTACTTCGACAACACACGTGGCGTCCTTGGCGGCGGAAAGAACGCCAGCGGCGAGCCAGTGCTCATGGAGTCCACCATCGGTGCCCGCATCTTGCTCTTTGCGGAAAACGATTTCGCCTCCGTCACTTTCAGTCGACGCACCCTTGATCGCTGGCGGCAGATAAAAGGCGTCGATACCCCGAGCCCAATCATCAACGAAGAGTCATTCCAAGCCAGCGTCAGCCTAAGCCCCGGCGAGCAAACTGACGAAGAGTCCATTGGCGGCATCGAAGGCACGGAAAGTCACGACGGAGTCGCCTCGCCCTACGTGTCGCGCATCTACTACCTCAAGCGCATTCCAGGTGAGCCCACCGACACCCGCGCCAACCCTTTTGGCGACTAGGCTAACGGGAAATCGCTGCCGGTTTTGCGATTCGCACTTGATCGCGGGCGGGCAAGTTTCATGCTCTTACTATGCGATTCCGCATTTTGGGCAGCAGTAGTTCGGGGAACGCGGCGCTCCTGATAACGCCGCAAAGCAAGGTGCTGATTGACGCCGGGTTTTCCGGGCGGCGCCTACGCGAAAAGCTGGCCGGTATCGGCGAGTCGCTGGAGTCCATCGACGCTGTTTTCATCACCCACGAACACGGAGACCATACTGCCGGGCTCAAAGCGCTGACCCGCTTGCCGCACCTCAAGTTTTTCGCCAACCGCGACACCGCCCGCGCGGCGCAGGCCAAGCTCGACCGCAAAGTCAACTGGGGCCTGTTCGAGACCGGCGTCGGCTTTCAGTTTAACGACCTCAAGGTGCATCCGTTTGCCATTCCGCATGACGCCCACGACCCGGTCGGCTACGTCTTTGAGTGTGGCGACGGCAGTCTATTTTCCCCGTTTCGCAAGCTGGCATGGCTGACCGACCTCGGCTACGCGCCGCAGCTCGTCAAAGAGCACATCCGCGATTGCGACATGCTTGTGCTGGAGGCAAATTACGATCTGGAGCTGCTCGAACGCTGCGAAAAGCGCCCCTGGAGCACCAAGCAGCGCATCCGCGGCCGCCATGGACACCTCTCCAACGAGGCCGCCTTCGAACTGCTCGCTGAGGCCGCCAATCCGCGCTGGCGCCACATCTGCCTTGCCCACCTGAGCAAGGACTGCAACTGCCCCAACCTCGTCCACCGTCATTTCGAGCCCCTGCGCAACGGTAACCACAACCTGCGCATCGATGTATTCGACCCATCCAGCGAGATCGGCGAGGAATACAACCTCGCCGCTGGCTGGTAGGGCCCATTAGCCGCGATAATTTTGCAAATTGTGACATCGTGTCGCTTGCGAAATGCCCGATTTGCCCTATTTTGTCTACATGGCAAAAAAGAAATCCAAGAAAACCTCTACATCTGCTAATCCCGTCGCCGACGCTCTACGCCAGATCGTGGCTGACACCTACGCTTTGTTGGGCCAGACCCACCTCTGCCACTGGAACGTGGAAGGGCCCGGCTTCTTTGCACTGCACACCGCTTTCGAGGAGCAATACACCGAGCTGTTCACTGCCGTGGACGAGATTGCTGAGCGCATCCGCGCACTGGATGCCTACGCCCCGGGCGGCCTGGGTAACCTCGCCAAAATGGCCGGCTTTAAGGAGCTGAAGGAAGATGCGACTGACAAGGAAATGGTCAGCCACCTCGCCTCTCTCCACCAAGCCACGATCAAGAACCTCGTCTCCGCGCGCGATCTCGCCGGTGACGAAGGCGACGACCAGACCGAAGACCTGATGATTGCCCGTATTCAGGTTCACGAAAAGACGGTCTGGATGCTCCAAAGTTACCTAAAATAAACTCAGTAAAACACTGTATTTAATGGGAACCCGGCTCATTGTGAGCCGGGTTCTTATTTGGCCTTAATTTTCAGTAATTCAGAGGCTGTTTAGTTATTAACATGGAATTGTGAATAACTTTTCGTTCACATTAACCATTTATTACCAGCGATTTACTATTTATAAACAAGCCGCTATAGTGAATGCACTTTACAAAATTTAGAAGATTCGCCTTATTTGCGCTCCCTTCAGGGACTGACTTTCTGACTGACAAATGAAGAGCCTATTGCGAATCACCGCGACAAGCCTGCTTCTGCTGACCGCATCACAAGCGCAGGCGGATAATGCGGAGCTTACGCACTATGAGCGACTTGTGGTGGCTTCATGTTTAGTCCTCGAAGCGGCCTCCGAAGGCTCGGAGGGTATGCAAGCAGTATTGAATGTTATTCACAACCGCGCCGAGGGGGATATTACCCGCGTCATGGGGGTCGTCTGCCGCCCCAAACAGTTCACAGCGATGAACAGCGCTACCGGCGTGCGCAACCCCGACTACGGCCCCCTCATCGAGCGGGCTACGCTTGACCGCAACTTCAGCATCGCTTACGATCTCGTCGTGCTCATGGAAAGCGGACAGTTGGAAGACATCACTGGCGGTGCCGATCACTACCATGCTGACCATGGCGAAGCCCCCATTTGGTCCGCCTCTATGAAGCCAACCCGCACCATTGGCAGCCACACTTTTTATCAAAGCACTTCAGCCGACCCCGCACTTCTTGCGCAGGTCGAATAATCACTTTTCGCGTCGTCGCCAGGCATCTTGCGTTAGTTAGGTAAAGAAAATCCAGTCATTACCACCCTTGCCAAGCGACGGCGCAGCTTTTGACCCGGCAATCTTCGGATTGCCGGGTTATTTGTTGGACGGTTTCGTCGGATAGGCGTCGTGCTGGCGGGACTGCTGACGCTGCCGGTAGCGCAGCGGCGAACACCCGAAGCGACGGCTGAACTGCCGCGAGAAATGGAAGGCATCGCAGAAGCCGAGCGCCTCCGCGATCTGCCCCACCGGCTCGCTGCTGGACTCCAGCTTCATCGCCGCAGCCACCAGGCGCTCCCGCACCTGAAACTGCCCGGGGCTGATCCCGCAATCGCGCACGAACCGCTTTCGAAAGCTTTCGTAGCCCATCCCGAGGTCTGCCGCCGCCTGGCGCACGCAGTCTTGCTCGGCAATCCGACTACGGATCAGCTGGCAGGCCCGCCCGGCCCAGCCTGCCTCGGCGCGCGGTGGCGCTTCCAACGCCGTTTCCGCCCAAATCCGCTGAAGCTCGCAGACTACGCGTAGCTCCCCGGCTTGCTCGCCTTCTCCCTGCTTTGCCAGCCGCAGGATGTCCCGAAAACGCTCCACCCAGACCTCCACCGGGCCAAGGCTGCGCACGCGCGGTAAATCCGGCCACAGACCGGATCGCTGCCACAGCTCGAACACCGGCCCTTCAAATAAGAAATACACCTCCGACCATAAGCCATCGCTCGACGCGTAGCGGTGCCCCAGGCCCGGCCAAAGATAGATCAAGCTGCCTTCTGGCACACTGAGCGACTGACCGGAATCATCTTCGTATCGGCCGTGCCCACGGTAAATATAGACCATCCCATAATTGTCATAATGCCGGAAAGCCCGCATATCCATGCCGGCATGCTCCATTAACTCACCGCAGAGCGTAACTTCGCCAATGCGAACATTGCCCGAGGGACTATTTTCACCGCGATTCATTTACCAAATAACACATAAAAATTACCAAGCACGCTATGGCGGTCAATCGCATTCTAATATAAGCTATAAGCATGATGACCACCCTGGCCCCCACTTCGCAAAATCTCCCAATCGACCTCTCGCCGTCTGCATTCGGATACCTGCGGGAAACCGACCCCGCGCTCCCTGCCGAAGAGCTCCTCCACCGTCTCGAAACCGATGGCTACCTGTTCCTCCGCGGCATGCATCCGCGCGAAGCCGTGCAGGCCGCCCGGGATGAAATCCTCACCATTCTGGGCGAGATGGGGCTCACCCATCCTGACCATCCTGCGACAGAAGGCATCGCCCACCCCGAGGCGCGTAATAACTTCACCCCGGACGCCGCCGCCCGCTGCCAGTCCATGCGCGAAGTTGTCTTTGGCCCGCACATGATGGGCTTCTGCGCCAATCTATTTGGTGAACCGGCCCTGCATTTCGACTATCTGTGGTTTCGCTCCATCGGCCCCGGCAAGGGCACCACACCCCACTGCGACTGGGTTTACATGGGCCGTGGCACGCGTCGCCTTTACACCGCCTGGACCCCCTATGGTGACACCGATATGCAGCTCGGCGGCCTGATGCTCCTGGAGGGCACCCACCGCGAAGGCGACCGCATTCGCAATTACCTCGACCGCGACGTCGACGCCTACTGCGTCAATGGCCGCCATGCCGCCGCCATTGAGTCCGGCCAGCTACAAGGGGAGTTCAATGGCCAACTGAGCAACAACCCCGTCAGCCTTCGCGAAAAATACCAAACCCGTTGGCTGACCGCGGAACAATTTCGCATGGGCGATGTGCTGATGTTTGGCATGGAAATGATCCACGCCAGCCTGGACAACCAGACCGACCGCCTGCGCCTCTCCTCCGACAGCCGCTACCAACGCGCCTCCGAGCCCGCCGACGAGCGCTGGATGGGTGCCAACCCCGTCGGCCACACTCTCGCTGGCAAGCGCGGGCGGGTGTGCTAAGGATTCTCTACCACACTGTCCATGTAGGCCTTGATCCGGCTAAAGCAGTCCTCCCGATTCGTCAGCATAAAGAAGTGATCGCCCGGCACTTCCTCGTATTGGAGCGAGGGAATGCGCTTCTGGAATTGGCCCACCATCTTGCGCACGTCTTTGATATCGATTCGGTCGTCGGTCGCACCATTAAGCATGTAGATATTTAAGTCAGAGCGAAAGTCATCCGCCCTCAACCCCAGGGGTGCCGACGCCAGGCAAACAAAGCCTGCGAAATCCTCCGGTGCTGCATTATAAATGCGAAACCCCGCCGGACCACCCGCCGACAGCGCAAAGAGCCAGGGCTTGTTTAACTTCACATCCGGATAACGCTCGACGAAGTCGGCCTCAACTTCACGCAGATAATCGAGCGAGCCATCGAACCACGAATAGGTGTAAGTCGGCAACAGGATGATGGCGTCCGGAAACTCCTCTTTGAGCAGCCACGTGTAGTAAAGAAAGTTCCCGCCAAAGCCATGCAGGAAGACAATGCTCCGCGTGTCAGGTGTCACCTCGTCTGGAAAATACGCGTAGTAATGCCCCTGCGTCGGCGTCACCGATTGATACGAATACCCCAGCGAATGCGGTACCCCACGCATGACCTCGTCCTGCGCGATCCTCAGATACACGTCGTTGAAGCCTGCCATGAGCGCCTGCTGTTGCTGCGGCGAAACATTCGTCTCCTGCGACCCAAAGCTGATCACGCTTAGCACGACCAAGCCCTCCGATAGGAACGGCAGTGTCTTTTGAAATAGCGCATACTCGCGCGCCATCGATGGCGGCGGCTCAAAAACCGGCAGCGCCTCTTGCGTCGGGAAATAGTGCGACTCGACCTTGCCCGCCATAGCCACACCAGCCAGACCGACCAACGCCATGGCTGTGCAGGAAACTACCTTCAAAATATCCATTGCTTTCCCACAGACAAACTTTGTGATGCAAAGTTCATTCATTCTAATAGAAGAACACTTTCAGCCAGCGCCGTGCAATCCGTTTCGCAGTTTGCGCATTGCTGAATGTAAACGCAGCATCATGTTTGCCCCATGCCCTCTCCTTTCCCTTGCCAGCGCCCCGCTGCCCCCGAACGCACTTTTACCAGCAACACCGTCGAGCGCGCCATTGCAAGCACCGTCGACGCGATAGCCGACCCCGAGCTAGCATGGCTGTTCAGCAACTGTTTTCCCAACACGCTCGATACGACAGTCGACTTCGAGCTCATCGACGGTCGGCCCGATACATTCATTATCACGGGAGACATTGATGCGCTCTGGCTGCGGGATTCGACTGCGCAGATTTGGCCCTATCTGCCGCTGATTAACGAAGACGCCGCACTGCGCGAGATGGCCATCGGGCTCGTCCACCGGCAGGTGAAATGCGTGCTGCTCGATCCCTACGCCAACGCGT from Cerasicoccus sp. TK19100 includes the following:
- a CDS encoding phytanoyl-CoA dioxygenase family protein, which encodes MMTTLAPTSQNLPIDLSPSAFGYLRETDPALPAEELLHRLETDGYLFLRGMHPREAVQAARDEILTILGEMGLTHPDHPATEGIAHPEARNNFTPDAAARCQSMREVVFGPHMMGFCANLFGEPALHFDYLWFRSIGPGKGTTPHCDWVYMGRGTRRLYTAWTPYGDTDMQLGGLMLLEGTHREGDRIRNYLDRDVDAYCVNGRHAAAIESGQLQGEFNGQLSNNPVSLREKYQTRWLTAEQFRMGDVLMFGMEMIHASLDNQTDRLRLSSDSRYQRASEPADERWMGANPVGHTLAGKRGRVC
- a CDS encoding Dps family protein, which encodes MAKKKSKKTSTSANPVADALRQIVADTYALLGQTHLCHWNVEGPGFFALHTAFEEQYTELFTAVDEIAERIRALDAYAPGGLGNLAKMAGFKELKEDATDKEMVSHLASLHQATIKNLVSARDLAGDEGDDQTEDLMIARIQVHEKTVWMLQSYLK
- a CDS encoding helix-turn-helix domain-containing protein gives rise to the protein MNRGENSPSGNVRIGEVTLCGELMEHAGMDMRAFRHYDNYGMVYIYRGHGRYEDDSGQSLSVPEGSLIYLWPGLGHRYASSDGLWSEVYFLFEGPVFELWQRSGLWPDLPRVRSLGPVEVWVERFRDILRLAKQGEGEQAGELRVVCELQRIWAETALEAPPRAEAGWAGRACQLIRSRIAEQDCVRQAAADLGMGYESFRKRFVRDCGISPGQFQVRERLVAAAMKLESSSEPVGQIAEALGFCDAFHFSRQFSRRFGCSPLRYRQRQQSRQHDAYPTKPSNK
- a CDS encoding cell wall hydrolase encodes the protein MKSLLRITATSLLLLTASQAQADNAELTHYERLVVASCLVLEAASEGSEGMQAVLNVIHNRAEGDITRVMGVVCRPKQFTAMNSATGVRNPDYGPLIERATLDRNFSIAYDLVVLMESGQLEDITGGADHYHADHGEAPIWSASMKPTRTIGSHTFYQSTSADPALLAQVE
- a CDS encoding alpha/beta fold hydrolase, whose product is MDILKVVSCTAMALVGLAGVAMAGKVESHYFPTQEALPVFEPPPSMAREYALFQKTLPFLSEGLVVLSVISFGSQETNVSPQQQQALMAGFNDVYLRIAQDEVMRGVPHSLGYSYQSVTPTQGHYYAYFPDEVTPDTRSIVFLHGFGGNFLYYTWLLKEEFPDAIILLPTYTYSWFDGSLDYLREVEADFVERYPDVKLNKPWLFALSAGGPAGFRIYNAAPEDFAGFVCLASAPLGLRADDFRSDLNIYMLNGATDDRIDIKDVRKMVGQFQKRIPSLQYEEVPGDHFFMLTNREDCFSRIKAYMDSVVENP
- a CDS encoding MBL fold metallo-hydrolase yields the protein MRFRILGSSSSGNAALLITPQSKVLIDAGFSGRRLREKLAGIGESLESIDAVFITHEHGDHTAGLKALTRLPHLKFFANRDTARAAQAKLDRKVNWGLFETGVGFQFNDLKVHPFAIPHDAHDPVGYVFECGDGSLFSPFRKLAWLTDLGYAPQLVKEHIRDCDMLVLEANYDLELLERCEKRPWSTKQRIRGRHGHLSNEAAFELLAEAANPRWRHICLAHLSKDCNCPNLVHRHFEPLRNGNHNLRIDVFDPSSEIGEEYNLAAGW
- a CDS encoding PEP-CTERM sorting domain-containing protein; the protein is MKILLTTFTLLLSSLATSYGVLNLSLNFNEDSLNFGTTGTFSLSGSATSSNTSLSRFLTNNSGAPANTLAAGRFALTVTGLSTTPSATYNGNPVDYSTWVGTDMIEMYPDGLNLFSFFGFDTQTVPNQLVQIGNGTTDSITGTFSISTSPTDAGTFSLSLLDGASIGTAADGVSRNVDITSAVVPEPSTYAIIAGLGIFGVTFWRRMRKA
- a CDS encoding nitroreductase family protein — translated: MDTLTAIKARRAVKHYDPEHRLTEEEERTLLDAAMQSPTAFNIQHWRFVLVKDPALRQQIREVAWDQAQVTDASLLIIMTANKDAWKTPERYWAGAPQPVQDILVPAIDGYYNGKDQVQRDECMRSCGMAGQTIMLAAKAMGYDTCPMDGFDFDAVAKLIKLPDDHIISFMIAVGKGTKEAWAKPGQLGYEEVVIEDTF
- a CDS encoding MFS transporter, which translates into the protein MSEKPADENQSNPPEEPTPKYEHAAADAPTPEPAVAAPDQDDLEKGMRNLVIDAICARVMTVLTGGAFLVGMGLALGASNLVIGILAAIMPLSQVVQIPAILLVNWTPSRKKLVIAAATLGRMFLLGIAAIPFFAPEGWAVPAFLFCLAMFFMLSAVAGCSMNSWMRDLIPQDQFGSFFGKRLAIATLVGAVLMVFAGVAVDQLQKATGSSGYAYASVFVIGGVFGIAGALSLKGVPEPAAERRKGLSFLKIMIEPLKDKRFRRLLWFSATWNFAIIMAGAFAAVYMLERVKISIGVVVALAVLNQLINAWFFRLWGILADRTSNKAILQVACPIFISTIVMYPFTTMPDYWAGSIPILIVIHVLGGIATAGFLLCTANIALEFAPKGQATAYLATNATLAGLAATCSPILGGWMADYFNEREFRITATYRAPEGEVDIPAMIMGGLDFVFILAACVGLLALHFLSKIEEEGTIEEKEILNQAYASARSSIFGLSNMVGMRRFAYFPLEMLDTVAVQPTRRVAGAVHKGFSDATGVFRGQRNNGDSNQQNDPHQ